Proteins encoded in a region of the Eschrichtius robustus isolate mEscRob2 chromosome 16, mEscRob2.pri, whole genome shotgun sequence genome:
- the CHGB gene encoding secretogranin-1, with translation MQPAVLLGLLGATMMAAVSSVPVDIRNHSEEMVTRCIIEVLSNALSKSNTPPITPECRQVLKKSGKQLKDEEKSENENTRFEVRLLRDPADASETPRTSSREDAGEEDAQGQTVADTEGGGHSRERAGEPQGSQVAKEAKTRHSEKSKGHDREEEEAEEYQKRERVEDGSEERHPGGPGEAQTALLSHRNQTPAKKEELVSRYDTQSAGGLEKSHSRERSSQESGEETGSQENGPREPQSHPERQEGPEESEEDVSPEVDKRRSRPRHHHGRSRPDRSSQEGNPPTEGRGYSREEPHVGTAGSGEKRARHPTLSRTSEEEAEYGEEVRSHPAARAPRPPSEESPEQEDSRKGLGLELNSMAHGYDEESEEERGQEGGTRHRARGGEPGDYSTLHQTEEKRFLGEAHHRAQESQTDKARRHPPGELRNYLDYDEEKGEEGARGKWPQLGDPQDAEENREEARLRGKQHAPHHITDKKTLGELASPYYGPPQWKSSQFERKDHMDDSFLEGEEENGLTLNEKNFFPEYNYDWWEKKPFEEDVNWGYEKRNLAPKLDLKRQYDRVAELDQLLHYRKKSAEFPDFYDSEEQMGHRHAAENEEERAGQGVLTEEEEKELENLAAMDLELQKIAEKFSGNRRG, from the exons ATGCAGCCCGCAGTGCTTCTCGGCCTCCTGGGAGCCACGATGATGGCTG ctgTCAGTTCTGTGCCAGTGGACATCAGGAACCACAGTGAAGAAATG GTGACTCGCTGCATCATCGAGGTCCTCTCAAATGCCTTGTCGAAGTCCAACACTCCACCCATCACCCCTGAGTGCCGACAAGTCCTGAAGAAGA gtggaaaacagctcaaagatgaagagaaaagtgaaaatgaaaacacaaggtTTGAAGTGAGATTGTTAAGAGACCCAGCTGACGCCTCAGAAACCCCCAGGACCTCCAGTAGGGAGGACGCAGGGGAGGAGGACGCCCAAGGCCAGACagtggcagacacagagggcGGTGGGCACAGCCGAGAGCGGGCAGGCGAGCCCCAAGGCAGCCAAGTGGCCAAAGAAGCAAAGACACGCCATTCTGAGAAGAGCAAGGGACACgacagggaggaagaggaggcggAGGAATATCAGAAAAGGGAGCGTGTGGAAGACGGCAGTGAGGAGAGACACCCTGGAGGGCCAGGAGAGGCACAAACTGCTCTTCTCAGCCACAGAAACCAGACTCCAGCTAAGAAAGAGGAGTTAGTGTCCAGATATGATACGCAGTCTGCGGGGGGCCTTGAGAAGTCGCACAGCCGGGAGAGGAGCAGCCAGGAGAGTGGAGAGGAGACCGGGAGCCAGGAGAATGGGCCCCGAGAGCCGCAAAGCCACCCCGAGCGCCAGGAAGGACCCGAGGAGAGCGAGGAGGATGTCAGCCCCGAGGTGGACAAGCGACGCTCGAGGCCAAGACACCACCACGGGAGGAGCAGGCCCGACAGGTCCTCTCAGGAAGGGAATCCTCCCACTGAGGGAAGGGGGTACTCCCGGGAGGAGCCCCACGTGGGCACAGCCGGCTCAGGGGAAAAGAGAGCCCGCCATCCAACCCTCTCCAGGACTTCAGAGGAAGAAGCCGAATACGGGGAGGAAGTGAGGAGTCACCCGGCTGCCCGGGCTCCCAGGCCTCCCAGTGAGGAGAGCCCGGAGCAGGAGGACAGTAGGAAAGGCCTCGGCCTAGAGCTGAATAGCATGGCGCACGGCTATGACGAGGAGAGCGAGGAAGAGAGAGGCCAGGAGGGGGGAACCCGCCACAGAGCCCGGGGAGGGGAGCCGGGAGACTACTCCACGCTACACCAAACAGAAGAGAAACGGTTCTTGGGTGAAGCACACCACCGTGCTCAGGAAAGCCAGACGGACAAGGCGAGGCGGCATCCACCAGGCGAGTTGAGAAATTACCTCGACTATGATGAGGAAAAGGGTGAGGAAGGAGCCCGGGGGAAGTGGCCGCAGCTGGGGGACCCGCAAGACGCTGAAGAGAACAGGGAAGAAGCTAGGCTTCGAGGCAAACAGCATGCTCCCCATCACATCACCGACAAGAAGACATTAGGGGAGCTTGCCAGTCCGTACTACGGCCCTCCCCAGTGGAAGAGCAGCCAGTTTGAGAGAAAAGACCACATGGATGACAGTTTTCTTGAGGGCGAAGAGGAGAACGGGCTGACCTTGAATGAGAAGAATTTCTTCCCAGAATACAACTATGACTGGTGGGAGAAAAAGCCCTTTGAGGAGGATGTAAACTGGGGGTATGAGAAGAGAAACCTGGCCCCCAAACTGGATCTGAAAAGGCAGTATGACAGAGTGGCCGAACTGGACCAGCTCCTTCACTACAGGAAGAAGTCGGCTGAGTTCCCGGACTTCTATGACTCGGAGGAGCAGATGGGCCATCGCCACGCAGCAGAAAATGAAGAGGAGAGGGCTGGCCAAGGAGTTCTGACGGAGGAAGAG gaaaaagaacttgaaaacttGGCTGCGATGGATTTGGAACTACAGAAAATAGCTGAGAAATTCAGTGGTAACCGAAGGGGCTGA